ATACTCAGATTGCCATGAACACTTGTAAACTCCCTCGCCATGCGCAACAATTGGCCTGGCTGGATATGAACAGTGAAGCCGGACAGGAATACTGGCTAACGATGACCCTGGCTGGAGATTATGCAAAAGCCTGCCATGAACGCATACATGCCAACTTATTAAAAGCATTAGGATTAACTGCTTTACACCTTGTAGAAAACCATCATAATTTTGCATGGAAGGACAAACTAGCTGACGGCAGAGAAGTAATTCTTCACCGTAAGGGTGCAACACCGGCACATCGTAATGAGTTGGGCATAATTCCGGGCAGTATGACTACCCCAGCCTATCTGGTATCAGGCAAAGGGTCGGCAGATGCTTTATACTCAGCTTCACACGGTGCGGGGCGGGCCATGAGCCGCCAAAAGGCAAAGGATAGCATGACCGTTTCTGCCATGAAGAAATTGCTGGCCAATGCAGGTGTCAGCCTAATTGATGGATCGGTTGAAGAGAATCCTTTAGCGTATAAGGACATCGAATCTATCATCACTGCTCAACGTGAGCTGGTTGATATTCAAGGTAAGTTTTTTCCGCAGATCGTTAGAATGAATAAGGACTAAGTATGAAAAAGTGATGTATTTCAATTTAACTAATTACAATAACGTTTCATAGCATCTATGATCATAGATCATTTTTTGTATAGCTTGTTTATTTAATACGCTTGACAACATCAACACCCCATGTTCAGTAAAAGCATAAGGTAAATAAGCCCGTCCCCCTCTCCCAGTCTTTGAGGTCGCAAATTGCGACCTCAAAGACTGGTGTTCATCATGAGTAAGTTGGAACATAAAATCAGCCGGGAATCTTTCCATATTTCTACGAACTTGTTCATTCAGCCTTTTCGTCTCAACCCCATAAAGTACTGCCAAATCATTATCTAGCATTACTTTCTGACCACGAATCTGATAGATTTTACTCAAGACAACTTCATCCGGCCCCGCAATCCTCATTATTACAATCTTTCACTTCAGTTTCTAAGGTAACATGCTGAATGCTGAGATGAGCCAATTCATCCTTAATTTTATTCTTCAGTACTAAAACCTGATCATTTGAAAATTCATTAGCAACGACCAGGTGTCCTGTGAGTGCATTTTGTGAGGTACTAATTGCCCAAATATGCAGATGATGAAAACCTTTCACTCCTTCAATGTTCAATATAACTTCTTTTACTTTTTGCAGCTCTATACCATTAGGCACTCCATCCAGGGAAAGGCGGAGACTATCCCTTAATAGATTCCAGGTGCTGACAATAATCACCCCACAGATGATCAAGCTTAAAAGCGGATCTACCCAATATAAATGCGTATAATAAATAATAATCCCCCCAGCTACTAATCCTAATGAAACTAGCGCATCTGAAGCCAGATGCAGGAAAGCAGCTTTCACATT
This is a stretch of genomic DNA from Candidatus Pedobacter colombiensis. It encodes these proteins:
- a CDS encoding ORF6N domain-containing protein; this translates as MRIAGPDEVVLSKIYQIRGQKVMLDNDLAVLYGVETKRLNEQVRRNMERFPADFMFQLTHDEHQSLRSQFATSKTGRGGRAYLPYAFTEHGVLMLSSVLNKQAIQKMIYDHRCYETLL